The genomic DNA aattacttCTTGTAATCAACAGTGCTGCTGCTTCATCCATGGCTGCTTTGAAGCAGCCAACTATTAAAGTTGTGGCAATTATAGCTGAAGGTGTTCCAGAATCAGACACCAAACAGCTGATTGCTTACGCTCGTGCAAACAATAAGGTGTGTTTTTGTGTGATGATTAGCTTCAGTTAACCGTATGGTAAACAAAAGTTGTGAGACTGATTGGGTTGGTTCAGGTTGTTATTGGACCGGCTACTGTTGGAGGTATTCAAGCTGGAGCCTTTAAAATTGGTGACACTGCAGGAACAATTGATAACATTATCCAGTGCAAGCTATACAGACCTGGATCTGTTGGTTTTGTCTCCAAATCTGTATGTGCTGAATTTTCAGAACTTTATACTCTGGCGAAAGCTCACTGTGATGTCTGACAGCTTTATTCATTACTCTTCTTTTCCCGCAGGGTGGAATGTCTAATGAAATGTACAATACTGTTGCACGTGTGACTGATGGGATCTATGAAGGTGAGTTTTGATGTAAGATAATCTACTAATGGACGTATTAAGCTGAAGATTCTTAACTCTGTTGTTTATTTGGGGCTTGTTATAGGCATTGCTATTGGTGGAGACGTGTTCCCAGGATCAACTTTATCTGATCACATCCTTCGGTTTAACAACATCCCACAGGTATATACTAATCTTCAACAGTTTAACATATTGGTTGCTGAAACGATCCTCTGCGGAATGTTTTTGAgtggaaaaaattacaaatggTTTCACATTTCAATCATTCGATTCATCTATGCCTTATAATTCAATAAACTATATTGCAGATTAAAATGATGGTTGTGCTTGGAGAGCTTGGAGGAAGAGATGAATACTCTCTTGTTGAAGCCTTGAAACAGGGAAAAGTCAATAAACCTGTGGTTGCTTGGGTCAGCGGAACTTGTGCACGGCTCTTCAAGTCTGAAGTACAGTTTGGTCACGCAGTAAGTGGCACGAAAGAACCTATTAAGCAATGCCCTTTTTTGTCTGTTTTCCAAGTCAAAATATCTTTtgaacataattatatatatagggtgCCAAAAGTGGTGGCGAGATGGAGTCTGCACAAGCCAAGAATCAAGCTCTCATGGATGCTGGAGCTATTGTTCCCACTTCATTTGAAGCCCTTGAATCTGCAATCAAAGAGACTTTTGAGAAACTGGTCAGTTTCCCTGTGTTCTTTTGCTAGCTGGCGTTGCCTTTTGTTGCAATCTTATGTGTTCATTTCAACTCCTCCTAAAAGGTTGAAGAAGGAAAGGTATCTTCTATCAAGGAAGTCACTCCTCCACAAATCCCAGAGGATCTCAATTCCGCAATTAAGAGTGGGAAAGTTCGGGCTCCTACTCACATAATCTCCACCATCTCTGACGACAGAGGTATTGTTCTGGGAACTAAACTATATTCATATGCTCTTTTCTACTGAAACAAAGAGTACTGGAAGAGTTACACTAGATTCACATGCATCTTTAGCTCGTTTTCTGATAGTTGACAACAACGTGCCACAAATTAATTTGCAGGGGATGAGCCGTGTTATGCCGGTGTGCCAATGTCTTCTATCATTGAACAAGGCTATGGAGTGGGTGATGTTATTTCCCTTCTATGGTTTAAACGTAGTCTTCCTCGTTACTGTACAAAATTCATTGAGGTACTGAtttctctctttgctttttaACATATTCTTTCCTTATATACAATgttctcatctctctctatcCCTTTATACATATGTACATTTGCGTTGTGAGATTTGACTCTGGTCTCTGCCACTTTTGAAAATTGCATTGAACTAGATATGCATAATGCTGTGTGCTGATCACGGTCCATGTGTCTCTGGCGCTCACAACACCATTGTAACAGCAAGAGCAGGCAAAGACCTTGTCTCAAGTCTTGTCTCTGGTAAGTCAACATCTTTTTTCCCAACCAAACACAATAGTTTTCTTTATGGTCCAGTATTCTTAAAGACTGTTAAACCTTCCAACAGGTTTACTAACCATTGGTCCCCGATTTGGTGGTGCCATTGATGACGCTGCTCGATACTTCAAGGACGCCTGTGACAGGGTAAAAGGCCATTTCATTTCGCCCAACTCCCACAGTGGATATAAATTCTTGAATTCTGATCACTCATTGGTTGCTTTGTTTCAGAATCTCACACCTTATGAATTCGTGGagggaatgaagaagaagggaatCCGAGTCCCCGGGATTGGACACAGGTAGAAAAGAGAACATTgcaagaaataaacaaatctgCACCCGTTTGTCTTGTctgaaacatgttttcttctttttggtaggATCAAGAGCAGAGACAACAGAGACAAAAGAGTAGAGCTGCTTCAGAAATTTGCTCGGTCTAACTTCCCATCAGTGAAGTACATGGAGTACGCAGTGACAGTGGAGACTTATACGCTCTCAAAGGCAAACAACCTTGTACTCAACGTTGATGGAGCCATTGGATCTCTCTTCTTGGACCTTCTAGCTGGAAGTGGAATGTTCACCAAGCAAGAGATCGACGAGATTGTTCAGATCGGTTACCTCAACGGTCTCTTTGTTCTTGCTCGCTCCATTGGTTTGATCGGGCACACGTTCGATCAGAAGAGATTGAAACAGCCACTGTACCGTCACCCATGGGAAGATGTGTTGTACACCAAGTAAACTCATCGCATGGCATcctatttttgttattattttagcttttaaCATTCTTCTGAGAGatgttactaaaaaaaatgcatatctatatgctcttcttctcttatggTCTCTTTTGTtatgatgtttgtttgtttacttgttCGTCCATTTATCTAAactttctttgtctttcttcctctgtttaCACCCAAATCAACAATTTTTGGGATTCTTACATACCAAAagttatattctttttctttttgaggtTGAATTATATATGGACAGAGCTTATCAGTTGAGATCTCACATGTTCATAAACGAAACCAATCCTGCATAACTCGAAGCTCTCCATCACTTGATGAATCTTTCCAATTTAGTTCTGATACAGAGGCCATTCCATTTCTCGAAATATGCTTGTGATGGCTTATGAAACTTTCCTAATTCTCTCTAAAGAAACAAACCGTCAAATTAATAATGGTATTCTTTGAGAGTAAAATATGTTTGA from Camelina sativa cultivar DH55 chromosome 2, Cs, whole genome shotgun sequence includes the following:
- the LOC104723862 gene encoding ATP-citrate synthase beta chain protein 2-like, coding for MATGQLFSRTTQALFYNYKQLPVQRMLDFDFLCGRETPSVAGIINPGSEGFQKLFFGQEEIAIPVHAAIEAACAAHPTADVFINFASFRSAAASSMAALKQPTIKVVAIIAEGVPESDTKQLIAYARANNKVVIGPATVGGIQAGAFKIGDTAGTIDNIIQCKLYRPGSVGFVSKSGGMSNEMYNTVARVTDGIYEGIAIGGDVFPGSTLSDHILRFNNIPQIKMMVVLGELGGRDEYSLVEALKQGKVNKPVVAWVSGTCARLFKSEVQFGHAGAKSGGEMESAQAKNQALMDAGAIVPTSFEALESAIKETFEKLVEEGKVSSIKEVTPPQIPEDLNSAIKSGKVRAPTHIISTISDDRGDEPCYAGVPMSSIIEQGYGVGDVISLLWFKRSLPRYCTKFIEICIMLCADHGPCVSGAHNTIVTARAGKDLVSSLVSGLLTIGPRFGGAIDDAARYFKDACDRNLTPYEFVEGMKKKGIRVPGIGHRIKSRDNRDKRVELLQKFARSNFPSVKYMEYAVTVETYTLSKANNLVLNVDGAIGSLFLDLLAGSGMFTKQEIDEIVQIGYLNGLFVLARSIGLIGHTFDQKRLKQPLYRHPWEDVLYTK